In Lineus longissimus chromosome 7, tnLinLong1.2, whole genome shotgun sequence, a genomic segment contains:
- the LOC135490691 gene encoding uncharacterized protein LOC135490691 isoform X2 — MQNLVIFTLVFLSSFNFIKGATPNCRDTDDKRYSLGEEWTQYCHSFRCESNGARLVTAGCERADGTCYGVGETYNYYCYVYRCELEGGRRPRRKKVSTACSYYNQCIPVGNKIQHGRRDYTCREMPDGRLTWERGTSKAENRPTCTAPSGERVLYGNRFIDGCNTFKCDRVGTGYRLVVERTGCLAADGSCKNTGSRDFSCEINGARNERCKCEENGGDLPALVAMAVVNPTDGEGTSAEDFTRQGQKGCLGPDGSLVKPDNFYIFNCEHFKCQLEGLDYALKMIAKDCKTADDTCVRLGTSDFACKIGGVRQERCKCQLGRNHEIEYTALPTSCRAPDGSRVDILSSFKDVCTTYRCEKNGQLKRRSEECITFDNDCVAPGTKDFPCLVRGMPEQHCACVSEDDRIRYYLNGCKAQDGTFVAPGQDFTHNCTEYKCLETNGEFSLESQRRDCINADGGCERLGSNDFACIIDGVRYDSCKCLLGLDGYPRYLINMVEKPVAKMENGCSDANGMITPEGGRKTIDCIDFQCVRDGDAFKFDTVRENCKETNGRCLPIGSANFECVVNGKQYSNCKCEADSRGKASLAIIPEGCTAEDGTFVPLDDSIVVDCTAHKCSKEGGKNMLQPTGVECKTADDTCVPVGSTGFPCIIEGTRYPKCTCGPDANGELKYMEMEEKAGACDWHNGEKVPLGTRMTFDCTEHQCTEENGRFIMKPVSVACKAADGTCVPPGSKDFECMISGSNYPSCSCALGQDGRLTYSANPTECILGTGERTKIGETITKNCRDYKCVSEAGTLKMMHVRSECITFDKQCVPVGHQDFTCENNGQPVEHCSCRETLEGNIQYFVDGCIMKNGTYVATGDTITINCAQYKCNQKEGGYGLDLDGRECMTYDGECVPVGEKDFTCNINGKATDHCSCEAGAGNNIRYFVDGCVITDGRYVATGDTITLDCAVYRCSKSDIGYSLEFESKECKTAENTCVPVGSKNFPCLMNGVRQPNCQCKSDTDGTILYSAQPTECVLRDGRKAAEGETLEVNCTTYSCSKQGNALGFIKAQVRCQTADGDCMPMDSVNFPCVLAGKRYPGCKCELDFDNSIIYSLYGCLTIDGTFVSLDDTYTKDCTEYICTKSFDQFVLEPAMTDCKSTDGQCYPVGTDIFPCEGPDGTQYDRCKCVRGDGGKVYTQIQLPTTAAPEEPTTTTAAPTTTTTTTTEAPSAAVQASDRKTAGGTGEGKNCVFPFIYDGYEYDDCTTYGDDHSRPWCSTTGNFDNDGKKGFCKPKKEPVLTTGGEPCVFPFSYGGALYYECIPKTWSGAWCATTYDYDNDDIWDYCDGY; from the exons GCGCTACCCCAAACTGCCGTGATACTGACGATAAAAGATACTCACTGGGAGAGGAGTGGACGCAGTACTGCCATTCATTCAGATGTGAAAGTAATGGTGCCAGGCTAGTCACAGCTG GTTGCGAGAGAGCTGACGGTACATGTTACGGCGTGGGAGAGACGTATAACTATTACTGTTACGTCTACCGGTGTGAACTCGAGGGTGGACGACGGCCGCGGCGGAAGAAGGTCTCAACCG CTTGTTCCTACTACAACCAATGTATCCCAGTTGGCAATAAAATCCAACATGGCAGGAGAGATTATACCTGCAGGGAGATGCCCGATGGCCGTCTCACGTGGGAACGAGGTACAAGCAAGGCTGAAAACA GACCAACGTGCACAGCCCCGAGTGGTGAGCGGGTACTCTACGGTAACAGGTTCATCGACGGATGCAACACTTTCAAGTGTGACAGAGTTGGTACTGGTTACAGGCTTGTTGTGGAGCGAACGG GTTGCTTGGCCGCAGACGGCTCCTGCAAGAATACTGGGTCTCGAGACTTCTCGTGCGAAATCAACGGCGCGAGAAATGAACGATGCAAGTGTGAGGAGAACGGTGGCGACCTCCCTGCGTTGGTTGCTATGGCGGTGGTCAACCCTACCGACGGAGAGGGAACATCAG CTGAGGACTTCACTCGACAAGGGCAGAAGGGCTGCCTAGGGCCAGATGGCTCATTGGTGAAGCCGGACAACTTCTACATATTTAACTGCGAGCACTTCAAATGTCAGCTGGAGGGACTGGATTATGCCTTGAAGATGATCGCAAAGG ATTGTAAGACCGCAGACGATACATGCGTGCGCCTCGGCACGTCCGACTTTGCTTGTAAGATCGGCGGTGTCCGCCAGGAGCGCTGCAAGTGCCAGCTGGGACGAAATCACGAGATTGAGTACACAGCTTTGCCTACTAGTTGCCGCGCACCTGATGGTAGCAGGGTCGACATCTTGAGCTCATTCAAAGATGTCTGCACAACTTACAGGTGTGAGAAGAACGGACAACTCAAGCGGAGATCAGAAG AGTGCATCACCTTTGACAATGACTGCGTCGCACCAGGAACCAAGGACTTCCCTTGTTTGGTCAGAGGCATGCCGGAGCAACACTGCGCCTGTGTCAGTGAGGACGACCGCATCCGGTATTACCTGAACGGCTGCAAAGCGCAGGACGGAACCTTCGTCGCCCCTGGGCAGGACTTCACTCATAACTGCACCGAATATAAATGTTTGGAAACCAATGGTGAATTCTCTCTAGAGTCGCAGAGACGAG ACTGCATCAATGCAGACGGAGGATGCGAGAGGCTTGGATCCAATGACTTTGCCTGCATCATCGATGGAGTCCGCTACGACAGCTGCAAGTGCCTCCTCGGCCTGGACGGCTATCCAAGATACCTCATCAATATGGTGGAGAAGCCGGTGGCGAAAATGGAAAACGGGTGCAGTGATGCGAATGGCATGATCACACCCGAGGGAGGCAGGAAGACCATAGACTGTATTGACTTCCAGTGTGTCAGAGACGGCGATGCTTTCAAGTTTGATACCGTGAGAGAAA ACTGCAAAGAAACCAATGGGAGATGTTTGCCAATCGGATCAGCTAACTTCGAGTGCGTTGTGAATGGTAAGCAATATTCCAACTGTAAATGTGAAGCAGACAGCCGAGGGAAAGCAAGCCTTGCGATCATTCCTGAGGGCTGCACGGCCGAGGATGGCACCTTCGTTCCCTTGGATGATTCTATCGTGGTGGACTGTACAGCACACAAGTGTTCCAAGGAGGGAGGCAAAAACATGCTGCAGCCAACTGGAGTTG AATGTAAGACTGCTGACGACACCTGTGTGCCAGTTGGTTCCACTGGTTTCCCCTGCATCATCGAGGGCACTCGCTACCCAAAATGTACTTGCGGTCCTGACGCGAATGGCGAGCTGAAGTACATGGAAATGGAAGAGAAGGCCGGGGCGTGCGACTGGCATAATGGAGAAAAGGTGCCCCTTGGTACCAGAATGACCTTTGACTGTACGGAGCATCAATGTACAGAGGAGAATGGACGGTTTATTATGAAACCTGTCTCAGTTG CCTGCAAAGCCGCTGACGGCACGTGCGTACCTCCCGGGAGTAAGGACTTCGAGTGCATGATCAGCGGTAGTAACTACCCCAGCTGTAGCTGCGCCCTAGGTCAGGATGGCAGACTCACCTACTCTGCGAATCCGACCGAGTGCATCCTTGGGACTGGGGAAAGGACTAAGATCGGGGAAACGATTACGAAGAATTGTAGAGATTACAAATGCGTGAGTGAGGCTGGCACACTCAAGATGATGCACGTTCGATCAG AGTGTATAACCTTTGATAAGCAATGTGTCCCGGTCGGCCACCAAGACTTCACATGCGAGAACAATGGCCAGCCGGTCGAGCACTGTTCGTGCCGTGAGACCCTTGAGGGCAACATCCAGTACTTCGTGGATGGCTGCATCATGAAGAACGGCACATACGTGGCAACTGGCGACACCATTACTATCAACTGCGCCCAGTATAAGTGTAATCAGAAAGAAGGCGGCTATGGCTTAGACCTCGACGGCAGAG AATGTATGACATACGATGGAGAGTGCGTTCCTGTGGGTGAGAAGGACTTCACTTGTAACATCAACGGCAAAGCCACAGACCATTGCAGCTGTGAAGCCGGCGCTGGAAACAATATCAGATACTTCGTTGACGGTTGCGTCATCACTGACGGGCGGTATGTGGCCACCGGCGATACCATTACGTTGGACTGCGCAGTCTACAGGTGCTCCAAGTCTGATATAGGCTACTCGTTGGAGTTTGAGAGCAAAG AGTGTAAGACAGCCGAGAACACATGTGTTCCAGTAGGTTCTAAGAACTTCCCCTGTCTGATGAATGGAGTCCGCCAGCCAAACTGCCAGTGCAAGTCCGATACTGACGGAACCATCCTCTACAGTGCTCAGCCCACGGAGTGTGTTCTTCGCGATGGTCGCAAGGCGGCTGAGGGCGAGACTCTGGAGGTGAACTGTACTACCTACTCCTGCTCAAAGCAAGGAAATGCCCTTGGATTCATTAAAGCACAAGTTC GCTGCCAGACCGCTGATGGAGACTGCATGCCAATGGACTCGGTCAACTTTCCATGTGTCTTAGCCGGCAAGCGGTACCCTGGTTGCAAGTGTGAACTCGACTTCGACAACAGTATAATCTACTCTCTTTACGGCTGTTTGACTATCGACGGTACCTTTGTTTCACTTGATGACACGTACACCAAGGACTGCACAGAGTACATCTGTACGAAATCATTTGACCAGTTCGTGCTAGAGCCAGCTATGACAG ACTGCAAGAGCACAGACGGCCAATGCTATCCAGTTGGCACCGACATCTTCCCCTGTGAAGGCCCCGATGGCACACAGTATGATAGATGTAAATGTGTTCGAGGCGATGGCGGAAAGGTGTACACACAGATTCAACTACCAACAACAGCGGCACCGGAAGAACCAACTACCACAACAGCGGCGCCAACTACTACAACTACCACTACGACAGAGGCCCCAAGTGCTGCCGTTCAAG CAAGCGACCGAAAGACAGCAGGCGGTACCGGCGAGGGCAAGAACTGCGTCTTCCCCTTCATCTACGATGGCTATGAGTATGATGACTGTACCACATACGGCGATGATCACAGCCGACCATGGTGCTCAACCACTGGTAACTTTGATAATGACGGCAAGAAGGGATTCTGCAAACCTAAGA AGGAGCCAGTCTTGACAACAGGGGGCGAACCCTGCGTCTTCCCCTTCTCCTATGGTGGTGCCCTGTACTACGAGTGTATACCAAAGACCTGGAGTGGTGCTTGGTGCGCCACCACGTAtgactatgacaatgatgacatcTGGGACTATTGTGATGGCTACTAG
- the LOC135490691 gene encoding uncharacterized protein LOC135490691 isoform X4: MQNLVIFTLVFLSSFNFIKGATPNCRDTDDKRYSLGEEWTQYCHSFRCESNGARLVTAGCERSDRSCFNVGATYQYFCFTYKCVLEDGRAVRQQIYQGCERADGTCYGVGETYNYYCYVYRCELEGGRRPRRKKVSTACSYYNQCIPVGNKIQHGRRDYTCREMPDGRLTWERGTSKAENRPTCTAPSGERVLYGNRFIDGCNTFKCDRVGTGYRLVVERTGCLAADGSCKNTGSRDFSCEINGARNERCKCEENGGDLPALVAMAVVNPTDGEGTSAEDFTRQGQKGCLGPDGSLVKPDNFYIFNCEHFKCQLEGLDYALKMIAKDCKTADDTCVRLGTSDFACKIGGVRQERCKCQLGRNHEIEYTALPTSCRAPDGSRVDILSSFKDVCTTYRCEKNGQLKRRSEECITFDNDCVAPGTKDFPCLVRGMPEQHCACVSEDDRIRYYLNGCKAQDGTFVAPGQDFTHNCTEYKCLETNGEFSLESQRRDCINADGGCERLGSNDFACIIDGVRYDSCKCLLGLDGYPRYLINMVEKPVAKMENGCSDANGMITPEGGRKTIDCIDFQCVRDGDAFKFDTVRENCKETNGRCLPIGSANFECVVNGKQYSNCKCEADSRGKASLAIIPEGCTAEDGTFVPLDDSIVVDCTAHKCSKEGGKNMLQPTGVECKTADDTCVPVGSTGFPCIIEGTRYPKCTCGPDANGELKYMEMEEKAGACDWHNGEKVPLGTRMTFDCTEHQCTEENGRFIMKPVSVACKAADGTCVPPGSKDFECMISGSNYPSCSCALGQDGRLTYSANPTECILGTGERTKIGETITKNCRDYKCVSEAGTLKMMHVRSECMTYDGECVPVGEKDFTCNINGKATDHCSCEAGAGNNIRYFVDGCVITDGRYVATGDTITLDCAVYRCSKSDIGYSLEFESKECKTAENTCVPVGSKNFPCLMNGVRQPNCQCKSDTDGTILYSAQPTECVLRDGRKAAEGETLEVNCTTYSCSKQGNALGFIKAQVRCQTADGDCMPMDSVNFPCVLAGKRYPGCKCELDFDNSIIYSLYGCLTIDGTFVSLDDTYTKDCTEYICTKSFDQFVLEPAMTDCKSTDGQCYPVGTDIFPCEGPDGTQYDRCKCVRGDGGKVYTQIQLPTTAAPEEPTTTTAAPTTTTTTTTEAPSAAVQASDRKTAGGTGEGKNCVFPFIYDGYEYDDCTTYGDDHSRPWCSTTGNFDNDGKKGFCKPKKEPVLTTGGEPCVFPFSYGGALYYECIPKTWSGAWCATTYDYDNDDIWDYCDGY, translated from the exons GCGCTACCCCAAACTGCCGTGATACTGACGATAAAAGATACTCACTGGGAGAGGAGTGGACGCAGTACTGCCATTCATTCAGATGTGAAAGTAATGGTGCCAGGCTAGTCACAGCTG GCTGTGAAAGATCGGATCGGTCCTGTTTTAACGTAGGTGCCACGTACCAGTATTTTTGCTTCACCTACAAGTGCGTCTTGGAAGATGGACGCGCCGTCCGACAGCAAATATATCAAG GTTGCGAGAGAGCTGACGGTACATGTTACGGCGTGGGAGAGACGTATAACTATTACTGTTACGTCTACCGGTGTGAACTCGAGGGTGGACGACGGCCGCGGCGGAAGAAGGTCTCAACCG CTTGTTCCTACTACAACCAATGTATCCCAGTTGGCAATAAAATCCAACATGGCAGGAGAGATTATACCTGCAGGGAGATGCCCGATGGCCGTCTCACGTGGGAACGAGGTACAAGCAAGGCTGAAAACA GACCAACGTGCACAGCCCCGAGTGGTGAGCGGGTACTCTACGGTAACAGGTTCATCGACGGATGCAACACTTTCAAGTGTGACAGAGTTGGTACTGGTTACAGGCTTGTTGTGGAGCGAACGG GTTGCTTGGCCGCAGACGGCTCCTGCAAGAATACTGGGTCTCGAGACTTCTCGTGCGAAATCAACGGCGCGAGAAATGAACGATGCAAGTGTGAGGAGAACGGTGGCGACCTCCCTGCGTTGGTTGCTATGGCGGTGGTCAACCCTACCGACGGAGAGGGAACATCAG CTGAGGACTTCACTCGACAAGGGCAGAAGGGCTGCCTAGGGCCAGATGGCTCATTGGTGAAGCCGGACAACTTCTACATATTTAACTGCGAGCACTTCAAATGTCAGCTGGAGGGACTGGATTATGCCTTGAAGATGATCGCAAAGG ATTGTAAGACCGCAGACGATACATGCGTGCGCCTCGGCACGTCCGACTTTGCTTGTAAGATCGGCGGTGTCCGCCAGGAGCGCTGCAAGTGCCAGCTGGGACGAAATCACGAGATTGAGTACACAGCTTTGCCTACTAGTTGCCGCGCACCTGATGGTAGCAGGGTCGACATCTTGAGCTCATTCAAAGATGTCTGCACAACTTACAGGTGTGAGAAGAACGGACAACTCAAGCGGAGATCAGAAG AGTGCATCACCTTTGACAATGACTGCGTCGCACCAGGAACCAAGGACTTCCCTTGTTTGGTCAGAGGCATGCCGGAGCAACACTGCGCCTGTGTCAGTGAGGACGACCGCATCCGGTATTACCTGAACGGCTGCAAAGCGCAGGACGGAACCTTCGTCGCCCCTGGGCAGGACTTCACTCATAACTGCACCGAATATAAATGTTTGGAAACCAATGGTGAATTCTCTCTAGAGTCGCAGAGACGAG ACTGCATCAATGCAGACGGAGGATGCGAGAGGCTTGGATCCAATGACTTTGCCTGCATCATCGATGGAGTCCGCTACGACAGCTGCAAGTGCCTCCTCGGCCTGGACGGCTATCCAAGATACCTCATCAATATGGTGGAGAAGCCGGTGGCGAAAATGGAAAACGGGTGCAGTGATGCGAATGGCATGATCACACCCGAGGGAGGCAGGAAGACCATAGACTGTATTGACTTCCAGTGTGTCAGAGACGGCGATGCTTTCAAGTTTGATACCGTGAGAGAAA ACTGCAAAGAAACCAATGGGAGATGTTTGCCAATCGGATCAGCTAACTTCGAGTGCGTTGTGAATGGTAAGCAATATTCCAACTGTAAATGTGAAGCAGACAGCCGAGGGAAAGCAAGCCTTGCGATCATTCCTGAGGGCTGCACGGCCGAGGATGGCACCTTCGTTCCCTTGGATGATTCTATCGTGGTGGACTGTACAGCACACAAGTGTTCCAAGGAGGGAGGCAAAAACATGCTGCAGCCAACTGGAGTTG AATGTAAGACTGCTGACGACACCTGTGTGCCAGTTGGTTCCACTGGTTTCCCCTGCATCATCGAGGGCACTCGCTACCCAAAATGTACTTGCGGTCCTGACGCGAATGGCGAGCTGAAGTACATGGAAATGGAAGAGAAGGCCGGGGCGTGCGACTGGCATAATGGAGAAAAGGTGCCCCTTGGTACCAGAATGACCTTTGACTGTACGGAGCATCAATGTACAGAGGAGAATGGACGGTTTATTATGAAACCTGTCTCAGTTG CCTGCAAAGCCGCTGACGGCACGTGCGTACCTCCCGGGAGTAAGGACTTCGAGTGCATGATCAGCGGTAGTAACTACCCCAGCTGTAGCTGCGCCCTAGGTCAGGATGGCAGACTCACCTACTCTGCGAATCCGACCGAGTGCATCCTTGGGACTGGGGAAAGGACTAAGATCGGGGAAACGATTACGAAGAATTGTAGAGATTACAAATGCGTGAGTGAGGCTGGCACACTCAAGATGATGCACGTTCGATCAG AATGTATGACATACGATGGAGAGTGCGTTCCTGTGGGTGAGAAGGACTTCACTTGTAACATCAACGGCAAAGCCACAGACCATTGCAGCTGTGAAGCCGGCGCTGGAAACAATATCAGATACTTCGTTGACGGTTGCGTCATCACTGACGGGCGGTATGTGGCCACCGGCGATACCATTACGTTGGACTGCGCAGTCTACAGGTGCTCCAAGTCTGATATAGGCTACTCGTTGGAGTTTGAGAGCAAAG AGTGTAAGACAGCCGAGAACACATGTGTTCCAGTAGGTTCTAAGAACTTCCCCTGTCTGATGAATGGAGTCCGCCAGCCAAACTGCCAGTGCAAGTCCGATACTGACGGAACCATCCTCTACAGTGCTCAGCCCACGGAGTGTGTTCTTCGCGATGGTCGCAAGGCGGCTGAGGGCGAGACTCTGGAGGTGAACTGTACTACCTACTCCTGCTCAAAGCAAGGAAATGCCCTTGGATTCATTAAAGCACAAGTTC GCTGCCAGACCGCTGATGGAGACTGCATGCCAATGGACTCGGTCAACTTTCCATGTGTCTTAGCCGGCAAGCGGTACCCTGGTTGCAAGTGTGAACTCGACTTCGACAACAGTATAATCTACTCTCTTTACGGCTGTTTGACTATCGACGGTACCTTTGTTTCACTTGATGACACGTACACCAAGGACTGCACAGAGTACATCTGTACGAAATCATTTGACCAGTTCGTGCTAGAGCCAGCTATGACAG ACTGCAAGAGCACAGACGGCCAATGCTATCCAGTTGGCACCGACATCTTCCCCTGTGAAGGCCCCGATGGCACACAGTATGATAGATGTAAATGTGTTCGAGGCGATGGCGGAAAGGTGTACACACAGATTCAACTACCAACAACAGCGGCACCGGAAGAACCAACTACCACAACAGCGGCGCCAACTACTACAACTACCACTACGACAGAGGCCCCAAGTGCTGCCGTTCAAG CAAGCGACCGAAAGACAGCAGGCGGTACCGGCGAGGGCAAGAACTGCGTCTTCCCCTTCATCTACGATGGCTATGAGTATGATGACTGTACCACATACGGCGATGATCACAGCCGACCATGGTGCTCAACCACTGGTAACTTTGATAATGACGGCAAGAAGGGATTCTGCAAACCTAAGA AGGAGCCAGTCTTGACAACAGGGGGCGAACCCTGCGTCTTCCCCTTCTCCTATGGTGGTGCCCTGTACTACGAGTGTATACCAAAGACCTGGAGTGGTGCTTGGTGCGCCACCACGTAtgactatgacaatgatgacatcTGGGACTATTGTGATGGCTACTAG